One window of the Lepisosteus oculatus isolate fLepOcu1 chromosome 24, fLepOcu1.hap2, whole genome shotgun sequence genome contains the following:
- the LOC102694444 gene encoding uncharacterized protein: MQIPMAVKHWLLAVLALLVIGLVWLSYNQCSLRPVNFPAPGPKHSLPCPKYLLEETIYPIKDTKHFILSAYEDHREKRLTRVIGIVHRHNLEALSCIFCCENGSTFQTKVKIDIHRDHFGFPFATTDLLCEENPECNASHVTIEREERKRGGSLSLPIRNREKTEGDFPYEFTVCISNLFGDYNNALQFIQTMEVYKILGIQKVTIYNTSCGPQLDKVLHYYSEEGLLEVVPWPITQFLNPSRGWNFAVHKGDLHYYGQLTTLNDCIYRNMYKSKYLLLNDMDEIIMPYKHGGLHELMGNLSVQNPKVGVFVVENHVFPKTMFDDNKRFDLPLWREVPGINILEHIYREPDRKNVFNPTKLIINPRQVVQTSVHSVLKSYGETFRIPPDVCRIIHVRVPLQGHLTKEQLLVDTTLWDFQQELVPKINNVIHKSGVLT; encoded by the coding sequence ATGCAAATTCCAATGGCAGTGAAACACTGGTTGCTGGCTGTTCTTGCACTGCTTGTCATAGGTCTGGTATGGCTGAGTTACAATCAATGTAGTTTAAGACCAGTAAATTTCCCTGCACCAGGCCCAAAACATTCCCTTCCTTGTCCAAAATATCTGCTTGAGGAAACTATTTATCCAATCAAGGATACAAAACACTTCATTCTTTCTGCCTATGAAGATCACAGAGAAAAGAGACTGACTCGTGTTATAGGGATAGTTCACCGACACAACCTTGAGGCACTTTCCTGTATTTTCTGCTGTGAAAATGGCTCAACTTTCCAGACTAAAGTAAAGATAGACATCCACAGGGACCATTTCGGATTCCCTTTTGCAACTACAGACCTGCTGTGTGAAGAGAATCCTGAGTGCAATGCTTCACACGTCACTATCGAAAGGGAAGAAAGGAAGAGAGGAGGGAGCCTCTCTCTGCCCATAAGGAACCGGGAGAAGACCGAGGGTGACTTCCCTTATGAGTTCACAGTCTGCATCTCCAACCTGTTTGGGGACTACAACAATGCCCTGCAGTTCATACAGACCATGGAGGTGTACAAGATCCTGGGAATACAGAAGGTGACCATCTACAACACCAGCTGTGGGCCACAGCTGGATAAGGTTCTGCATTACTACTCAGAGGAGGGACTCTTGGAGGTGGTGCCGTGGCCCATAACACAATTCCTCAATCCATCACGTGGCTGGAATTTCGCAGTGCACAAGGGAGACCTGCACTACTATGGGCAGCTGACTACACTCAACGACTGCATCTACAGAAACATGTACAAGTCCAAGTACCTGCTCCTCAATGACATGGACGAGATCATAATGCCCTACAAGCATGGCGGGCTGCATGAGCTCATGGGAAACCTCTCTGTTCAGAACCCCAAAGTGGGGGTTTTTGTGGTGGAGAACCATGTCTTCCCCAAGACCATGTTCGATGACAACAAGAGGTTTGACCTACCCCTCTGGAGAGAGGTGCCAGGGATTAACATACTGGAGCACATCTACAGGGAACCAGACAGGAAGAATGTTTTTAACCCCACCAAACTGATCATCAACCCCAGGCAGGTGGTGCAGACATCTGTGCATTCTGTTCTAAAAAGTTACGGGGAAACTTTCAGGATCCCCCCAGATGTGTGCAGAATCATACATGTCCGTGTGCCACTTCAGGGTCACCTTACTAAAGAACAGCTGCTTGTGGACACCACGCTGTGGGATTTTCAACAGGAGCTAGTGCCAAAGATTAATAATGTCATACACAAGTCAGGGGTGCTGACGTGA